The region GCGTCTCCTCGGTAGCACTGTGTTCTAGTTGCGTCTCCTCGGTAGGACTGTGTTCTAGTTGCGTCTCCTCGGTAGGACTGTGTTCTAGTTGCGTCTCCTCGGTAGGACTGTGTTGTAGTTGCGTCTTCTCGGTAGGACTGTGTTCTAGTTGCGTCTTCTCGGTAGGACTGTGTTGTAGTTGCGTCTCCTCGGTAGGACTGTGTTGTAGTTGCGTCTCCTCGGTAGGACTGTGTTCTAGTTGCGTCTCCTCGGTAGGACTGTGTTCTAGTTGCGTCTCCTCGTTAGGACTGTGTTCTAGTTGCGTCTCCTCGGTAGGACTGTGTTCTAGTTGCGTCTCCTCGGTAGGACTGTGTTCTAGTTGCGTCTCCTCGGTAGGACTGTGTTCTAGTTGCGTCTCCTCGGTAGGACTGTGTTCTAGTTGCGTCTCCTCGGTAGGACTGTGTTCTAGTTGCGTCTCCTCGGTAGGTGTGCGTTGTAGTTGCGTCTCCTCGGTAGGTGTGCGTTGTAGTTGCGTCTCCTCGGTAGGACTGTGTTCTAGTTGCGTCTCCTCGGTAGGACTGTGTTCTAGTTGCGTCTCCTCGGTAGCACTGTGTTCTAGTTGCGTCTCCTCGGTAGCACTGTGTTCTAGTTGCGTCTCCTCGGTAGCACTGTGTTCTAGTTGCGTCTCCTCGGTAGGACTGTGTTCTAGTTGCGTCTCCTCGGTAGGACTGTGTTCTAGTTGCGTCTCCTCCGTAGGACTGTGTTCTAGTTGCGTCTCCTCGGTAGGACTGTGTTCTAGTTGCGTCTCCTCGGTAGGTGTGCGTTGTAGTTGCGTCTCCTCGGTAGGTGTGCGTTGTAGTTGCGTCTCCTCGGTAGGTGTGTGTTGTAGTTGCGTCTCCTCGGTAGGTGTGCGTTGTAGTTGCGTCTCCTCGGTAGGTGTGCGTTGTAGTTGCGTCTCCTCGGTAGGACTGTGTTCTAGTTGCGTCTCCTCGGTAGGACTGTGTTCTAGTTGCGTCTCCTCGGTAGCACTGTGTTCTAGTTGCGTCTCCTCGGTAGCACTGTGTTCTAGTTGCGTCTCCTCGGTAGCACTGTGTTCTAGTTGCGTCTCCTCGGTAGGACTGTGTTCTAGTTGCGTCTCCTCGGTAGAACTGGGTTCTAGTTGCGTCTCCTCAGTAGGTGTGCGTTGTAGTTGCGTCTCCTCGGTAGGTGTGCGTTGTAGTTGCGTCTCCTCGGTAGTACTGTGTTGTAGTTGCGTCTCCTCGGTAGGACTGTGTTCTAGTTGCGTCTCCTCGGTAGAACTGGGTTCTAGTTGCGTCTCCTCG is a window of Esox lucius isolate fEsoLuc1 chromosome 19, fEsoLuc1.pri, whole genome shotgun sequence DNA encoding:
- the LOC117593336 gene encoding keratin-associated protein 5-4 gives rise to the protein MVRVLVASPRCVFSVGLCCSCVSSVGLCCSCVSSVGLCSSCVSSVGLCSSCVSSLGLCSSCVSSVGLCSSCVSSVGLCSSCVSSLGLCSSCVSSVGLCSSCVSSVGLCSSCVSSVGVRCSCVSSVGVRCSCVSSVGLCSSCVSSVGLCSSCVSSVALCSSCVSSVALCSSCVSSVALCSSCVSSVGLCSSCVSSVGLCSSCVSSVGLCCSCVFSVGLCSSCVFSVGLCCSCVSSVGLCCSCVSSVGLCSSCVSSVGLCSSCVSSLGLCSSCVSSVGLCSSCVSSVGLCSSCVSSVGLCSSCVSSVGLCSSCVSSVGLCSSCVSSVGLCSSCVSSDCVLVASPR